Proteins from one Carcharodon carcharias isolate sCarCar2 chromosome 19, sCarCar2.pri, whole genome shotgun sequence genomic window:
- the dhdds gene encoding dehydrodolichyl diphosphate synthase complex subunit DHDDS, producing the protein MSWIQEAELNPIERLCASILKVGPMPEHVAFIMDGNRRYAQKCRVEREQGHSQGFEKLAETLRWCLNLNIREVTVYAFSIENFKRSKEEVDGLMELARQKFTRLLEEQENLKKHGVCIRVLGNLTLLPVDIQELIAQSVLATQSYNKCFLNVCFAYTSRHEITSAVCEMALGVEEGLLKPSDLSESLLGRCLYSSGSPDPDLLIRTSGEVRLSDFLLWQTSHSCLVFQSVLWPEYSFWNLCQAILQYQVNHPALQKAKLLHEAACQHQQVEADLICVQELEQLGTVGEMGGTECKQELILKYSREREERVSNFLQRLENKRRKFLTDLVQGSAPFLRV; encoded by the exons GTTGGTCCAATGCCTGAGCATGTGGCATTCATCATGGATGGGAATCGACGATATGcacagaagtgtcgagtggagagagagcagggccacTCTCAGGGGTTTGAGAAACTGGCTGAG ACGCTTCGCTGGTGTTTGAACCTGAATATCCGAGAGGTGACTGTTTATGCTTTCAGTATTGAGAATTTCAAGCGCTCCAAAGAGGAAGTGGATGGGCTGATGGAACTCGCACGTCAGAAATTCACAAGACTTCTTGAGGAACA AGAGAATTTGAAGAAACATGGTGTTTGTATCAGAGTCCTGGGAAACTTGACCCTGCTGCCAGTTGACATCCAGGAGCTGATTGCACAATCTGTGCTAGCAACACAGAGTTACAACAA GTGTTTCCTGAATGTGTGCTTTGCCTACACCTCTCGGCATGAGATCACCAGTGCAGTTTGCGAGATGGCCCTGGGAGTGGAGGAAGGGTTACTGAAACCCAG TGATCTTTCAGAGTCTCTACTCGGCAGGTGCCTGTACTCGAGCGGCTCCCCAGACCCAGACCTGCTAATTCGCACTTCTGGAGAGGTTCGGCTCAGTGATTTCTTGCTGTGGCAG ACCTCTCATTCGTGCTTGGTGTTCCAGTCTGTGCTGTGGCCAGAATACTCTTTCTGGAATCTGTGTCAAGCCATCCTACAGTATCAGGTCAATCATCCTGCCCTTCAG AAAGCAAAGTTGTTGCATGAGGCAGCGTGTCAGCatcagcaggtggaggcagatcTCATCTGTGTGCAGGAGCTGGAGCAGTTGGGCacagtgggggagatgggaggcACAGAGTGCAAACAGGAACTGATCCTAAAGTACAGcagagaacgagaggagagagTTTCCAACTTCCTGCAGAGGCTAGAGAACAAGCGGAGGAAATTCCTCACTGACCTGGTGCAGGGCTCTGCACCGTTTCTACGTGTTTAG